The following are from one region of the Streptomyces decoyicus genome:
- a CDS encoding beta-N-acetylhexosaminidase, with amino-acid sequence MSNPMRPPRAPRPSASLRLLARPGPRTGPAARSALPAAALAGALLLAGCSGAADTEPPGSTSAKVNPSAGATPTWAPVTGTPQVIPAVRDFRRAEGRGWRPSKGARVVVPAGEQSNVADEAQRMANDLGLGIVYGDETVRPGDIEVKLTGDNSDNNVPVRSAADEAYTLTAEGTRLTLTAPTDAGIFYGTRTVKQAVRAAGGLPEGTIQDRPDRPQRGMSLDNARKPFTQNWIEARLREIADLKLNQFQLHFSDDQGFRIQSDTHPEIVSTDHLTKAQVRQIIALARTLHVSVVPELDSPGHLGAVLDHYPALQLRNVQGRVIPGAIDISNPKSAPLIDSLLKEFSELFTNPKGAPAYWHLGGDEYQALMSSSPATKYPQLAKAARQKYGSGATIEDLTTGWLNDRQKTVEAKGKNRVEAWNDGFFAGGVVTADKNRMVDYWTGKEAGKRDPAEFLREGRNVMNFNDEYLYYVLGEPNQFVYPTGQRIYQSWTPRVIRGTQPVAVPASMTGPDRIPGARFAIWCDRAQAQTAPQVAAGIRLPLAALAQKTWDPRTPALSWTEFKALTNRV; translated from the coding sequence ATGTCGAATCCGATGCGGCCGCCGCGCGCCCCGCGGCCCTCGGCCTCCCTGCGCCTCCTGGCGAGGCCGGGGCCGCGCACGGGCCCGGCGGCCCGGTCCGCGCTCCCGGCCGCGGCCCTCGCCGGTGCCCTGCTGCTCGCCGGCTGCTCCGGCGCCGCGGACACCGAGCCGCCCGGGAGCACCAGCGCCAAGGTGAACCCCTCGGCCGGCGCCACCCCGACATGGGCGCCGGTGACCGGAACACCGCAGGTCATCCCCGCCGTCCGCGACTTCCGCCGGGCCGAAGGACGCGGCTGGCGCCCGTCCAAGGGGGCCCGGGTGGTCGTACCGGCCGGCGAGCAGAGCAATGTCGCCGACGAGGCCCAGCGGATGGCCAACGACCTCGGCCTCGGCATCGTCTACGGCGACGAGACCGTACGGCCCGGCGACATCGAGGTGAAGCTGACGGGCGACAACAGCGACAACAACGTCCCCGTCCGGAGCGCCGCCGACGAGGCCTACACCCTCACGGCCGAGGGCACCAGGCTGACTCTCACGGCCCCCACCGACGCCGGAATCTTCTACGGCACCCGCACCGTCAAGCAGGCCGTACGCGCCGCCGGCGGACTTCCCGAGGGCACCATCCAGGACCGGCCCGACCGCCCGCAGCGCGGAATGTCGCTGGACAACGCCCGCAAGCCGTTCACCCAGAACTGGATCGAGGCCCGGCTGAGGGAGATCGCCGACCTCAAGCTCAACCAGTTCCAGCTGCACTTCTCCGACGATCAGGGTTTCCGCATCCAGAGCGACACCCACCCCGAGATCGTCTCCACCGACCATCTGACCAAGGCCCAGGTCCGCCAGATCATCGCGCTCGCGCGCACCCTGCACGTCTCCGTCGTCCCGGAGCTGGACTCGCCCGGCCACCTCGGCGCCGTGCTGGACCACTATCCCGCTCTACAGCTGCGCAACGTCCAGGGCCGGGTGATCCCCGGGGCGATCGACATCTCCAACCCCAAGTCCGCCCCGCTGATCGACTCGCTGCTGAAGGAATTCAGCGAGCTGTTCACCAACCCCAAGGGCGCCCCGGCGTACTGGCATCTGGGCGGCGACGAGTACCAGGCGCTGATGTCGTCCTCCCCCGCCACCAAGTACCCGCAGCTCGCGAAGGCCGCGCGGCAGAAGTACGGGTCCGGGGCCACCATCGAGGACCTGACGACCGGCTGGCTCAACGACCGGCAGAAGACCGTGGAGGCCAAGGGCAAGAACCGGGTCGAGGCCTGGAACGACGGATTCTTCGCCGGCGGGGTCGTGACCGCGGACAAGAACCGGATGGTCGACTACTGGACCGGCAAGGAGGCCGGCAAGCGCGACCCCGCGGAATTCCTGCGCGAGGGCCGCAACGTCATGAACTTCAACGACGAGTACCTCTACTACGTGCTCGGCGAGCCCAACCAGTTCGTCTATCCGACCGGCCAGCGGATCTACCAGAGCTGGACCCCGCGGGTGATCCGCGGCACCCAGCCGGTGGCGGTGCCCGCGAGCATGACGGGACCGGACCGCATTCCCGGGGCGCGCTTCGCGATCTGGTGCGACCGGGCCCAGGCGCAGACGGCACCGCAGGTGGCCGCCGGGATCCGGCTGCCGTTGGCGGCGCTGGCGCAGAAGACATGGGACCCGAGGACGCCCGCGCTGTCCTGGACGGAGTTCAAGGCGCTGACCAACCGGGTGTGA
- a CDS encoding RNA polymerase sigma factor, translating to MRGDDIQPDDRRLTVAVQAAQDGDEAAFRTVYRAVHPRLLGYVRTLVSEPDVEDVASEAWLQITRDLARFSGDADRFRGWAARIARNRALDHIRMRGRRPAIGGDESELADTPGASDTAGEALEALGTGSTMRLIARLPQDQAEAVVLRVVVGLDAKNAAQVLGKRPGAVRTAAHRGLRRLAELIGEEPGSSQDRSQDSSEAGGEGGAGQGGRTPSGPSVQGPHGGGGTVSGVPVQGRRRRDGVAESYVPGVTETAARTQRDM from the coding sequence GTGCGAGGGGACGACATTCAGCCGGACGACCGTCGGCTGACGGTGGCCGTGCAGGCGGCACAGGACGGTGACGAGGCGGCGTTCCGTACCGTCTACCGCGCCGTACATCCCCGGTTGTTGGGATATGTACGGACCTTGGTGAGCGAACCGGACGTGGAGGATGTCGCCTCCGAGGCCTGGCTCCAGATCACCCGCGACCTCGCACGCTTCAGCGGCGACGCCGACCGCTTCCGCGGCTGGGCCGCCCGTATCGCCCGCAACCGCGCCCTCGACCACATCAGGATGCGCGGCCGCCGCCCGGCGATCGGCGGCGACGAGAGCGAACTGGCCGACACCCCCGGTGCGTCCGACACTGCGGGCGAGGCGCTCGAAGCCCTGGGCACCGGCAGCACCATGCGGCTGATAGCCCGGCTGCCGCAGGACCAGGCCGAGGCCGTGGTGCTCCGGGTGGTGGTCGGGCTCGATGCCAAGAACGCCGCGCAGGTACTCGGCAAAAGGCCCGGCGCGGTGCGCACCGCCGCACACCGCGGGCTGCGGCGGCTCGCCGAGCTGATCGGCGAGGAGCCGGGCAGCAGTCAGGACAGGAGCCAGGACAGCAGTGAGGCCGGCGGCGAAGGCGGCGCCGGCCAGGGTGGAAGAACCCCCTCCGGGCCGTCCGTACAGGGCCCGCACGGAGGTGGCGGAACGGTGAGCGGGGTGCCCGTACAGGGCAGAAGACGTCGCGACGGCGTGGCGGAATCGTACGTACCAGGTGTGACGGAAACGGCCGCACGGACGCAGAGGGACATGTGA
- a CDS encoding L,D-transpeptidase family protein, with product MAAVLVVAALAVGCRPVQVTGTAVPESRGIRYAPTTPAPPPLGHQAPPAPAKHTTAPRPHRTAHHAPPASKPLMAAGSRGAQVRELQARLAQLGLFDRSPTGYYASVTAASVRAFQKRQGLPRTGAVQPTAWRALKSQTRRPSHQELHPPTTRPAGVPDPRCMRGRVICISKRSNTLTWMVDGEIVSAMDVRFGSQYTPTREGAFALTFKSRHHVSTIYHTAMPYAMFFSGGQAVHYSADFAARGYSGASHGCVNVRDKSKIAALFHTVKRGTKVVVYH from the coding sequence GTGGCCGCGGTGCTGGTGGTGGCCGCACTCGCGGTGGGCTGCCGCCCGGTGCAGGTCACCGGGACCGCCGTACCGGAGAGCAGGGGCATCCGCTACGCCCCCACCACTCCCGCTCCCCCGCCCCTCGGCCATCAGGCACCGCCCGCCCCGGCCAAGCACACCACCGCGCCGCGCCCCCACCGCACCGCCCACCACGCACCGCCGGCCTCCAAACCGCTCATGGCGGCCGGCTCACGCGGTGCGCAGGTCCGCGAACTCCAGGCGCGACTGGCCCAGCTGGGCCTTTTCGACCGCTCCCCGACGGGCTACTACGCGTCGGTGACCGCCGCCTCGGTCCGCGCCTTCCAGAAACGGCAGGGCCTGCCCCGTACGGGCGCCGTACAGCCCACGGCCTGGCGGGCACTGAAGTCCCAGACCCGCCGCCCGTCGCACCAGGAGCTCCACCCGCCCACGACGCGGCCGGCCGGCGTCCCGGACCCGCGCTGTATGCGGGGCAGGGTGATCTGCATCAGCAAGCGGAGCAACACCCTCACCTGGATGGTCGACGGCGAGATCGTCTCGGCGATGGATGTCCGCTTCGGCTCGCAGTACACCCCCACCCGCGAGGGCGCCTTCGCCCTCACCTTCAAGAGCCGCCACCACGTCTCGACGATCTACCACACGGCCATGCCGTACGCGATGTTCTTCAGCGGCGGCCAGGCCGTCCACTACTCCGCGGACTTCGCCGCCCGCGGCTACAGCGGCGCCTCCCACGGCTGCGTCAACGTCCGCGACAAGAGCAAGATCGCCGCCCTCTTCCACACCGTGAAGAGGGGAACCAAGGTGGTCGTCTACCACTAG
- a CDS encoding acyl-CoA mutase large subunit family protein, which produces MAYESGNVRYNESGLPVEPVYGPEALEGWDPERSLGAPGSYPFTRGVYPSMYTGRPWTVRQYAGFGTARESNARYRQLIAHGTTGLSVAFDLPTQMGHDSDTPIASGEVGKVGVAIDSVEDMRVLFGGIPLDRVSTSMTINAPAALLLLLYQLVGEEEGVAAGQLNGTVQNDVLKEYIARGTYIFPPQPSLRLTADIFQYCRAEIPRWNTISISGYHMAEAGASPAQEIAFTLANGIAYVRTAVAAGMDVDDFAPRLSFFFVARTTLLEEVAKFRAARRIWARVMREEFGAKNPKSLMLRFHTQTAGVQLTAQQPEVNLARVTLQGLAAVLGGTQSLHTNSFDEAIALPTDKSARLALRTQQVLAYETDVTATVDPFAGSYAVESMTDEAEEAAVALMRRVEDMGGAVAAIEQGFQKEEIERNAYRLAQETDAGERVVVGVNRFQLDEEEPYEPLRVDPAIEAQQIERLAVLRERRNARAVSAALGDLRKAAEGTDNVLHPMRDALRARATVGEVCDALREVWGTYVPTDAF; this is translated from the coding sequence ATGGCGTACGAGTCGGGCAATGTGCGGTACAACGAGAGCGGTCTGCCCGTCGAGCCTGTGTACGGGCCGGAGGCGCTGGAGGGCTGGGACCCGGAGCGCAGCCTCGGCGCGCCCGGCAGCTACCCCTTCACCCGTGGGGTGTATCCGTCGATGTACACCGGGCGGCCCTGGACGGTGCGGCAGTACGCCGGCTTCGGCACCGCGCGCGAGTCCAACGCCCGCTACCGGCAGCTGATCGCGCACGGCACCACGGGCCTGTCGGTCGCCTTCGACCTGCCGACGCAGATGGGCCACGACTCGGACACCCCGATCGCCTCGGGCGAGGTCGGCAAGGTCGGGGTGGCCATCGACTCCGTCGAGGACATGCGGGTGCTGTTCGGCGGTATCCCGCTCGACAGGGTGTCGACGTCGATGACGATCAACGCGCCCGCCGCGCTGCTGCTGCTCCTGTACCAACTGGTGGGGGAGGAGGAAGGAGTGGCGGCCGGTCAGCTGAACGGGACCGTCCAGAACGATGTGCTCAAGGAGTACATCGCGCGGGGGACCTACATCTTCCCGCCGCAGCCGTCGCTGCGGCTGACCGCGGACATCTTCCAGTACTGCCGGGCCGAGATCCCCCGGTGGAACACCATCTCCATCTCCGGCTACCACATGGCGGAGGCGGGCGCCTCGCCCGCGCAGGAGATCGCCTTCACGCTCGCCAACGGCATCGCCTATGTGCGTACCGCTGTTGCCGCCGGAATGGACGTCGACGACTTCGCGCCGCGGTTGTCCTTCTTCTTCGTCGCGCGGACGACGCTGCTCGAAGAGGTTGCCAAGTTCCGGGCCGCCCGACGGATCTGGGCCCGGGTGATGCGGGAGGAGTTCGGTGCGAAGAACCCCAAGTCGCTGATGCTGCGGTTCCACACCCAGACGGCGGGGGTGCAGCTCACCGCCCAGCAGCCGGAGGTGAACCTCGCACGGGTCACCCTCCAGGGGCTCGCCGCCGTGCTCGGCGGCACCCAGTCGCTGCACACCAATTCCTTCGACGAGGCCATCGCCCTGCCCACGGACAAGTCGGCCCGGCTGGCGCTGCGTACCCAGCAGGTGCTCGCGTACGAGACCGACGTGACCGCCACCGTCGATCCGTTCGCCGGTTCCTACGCCGTCGAGTCGATGACGGACGAGGCCGAGGAGGCGGCCGTGGCGCTGATGCGGCGGGTCGAGGACATGGGCGGTGCGGTGGCCGCCATCGAGCAGGGCTTCCAGAAGGAGGAGATCGAGCGCAACGCCTACCGCCTCGCCCAGGAGACGGACGCCGGTGAGCGGGTCGTGGTCGGCGTCAACCGCTTCCAGCTGGACGAGGAGGAGCCGTACGAGCCGCTGCGGGTCGATCCCGCGATCGAGGCCCAGCAGATCGAACGGCTGGCGGTGCTCCGGGAACGCCGTAATGCCCGTGCGGTGTCGGCCGCGCTCGGCGATCTGCGGAAGGCCGCCGAGGGCACGGACAATGTCCTCCACCCCATGCGCGATGCCTTGCGGGCGAGGGCGACGGTGGGCGAGGTGTGCGATGCGCTGCGGGAGGTCTGGGGGACGTATGTGCCCACGGATGCTTTCTGA
- a CDS encoding FadR/GntR family transcriptional regulator — protein MENEGKGLHARVLESLGPAITAGDYPPGTILRTDELEQRFDVSRTVIREAVRVLESMQLVASRRRVGVTVRPTEEWNVYDPRVIGWRLAGRDRPRQLRSLTVLRSAIEPVAAGLAAQHATPAQCAELTEQAMGMVATSRGQQLDAYLVHDTAFHRVVLTASGNEMFARLGDVVAAVLTGRTQHHVMFTDPDPAAVTLHVQVAEAVRTGDAARAESLTREITAGAMAELDVLAP, from the coding sequence ATGGAAAACGAGGGGAAGGGACTGCATGCTCGGGTGCTGGAGTCCCTCGGACCCGCGATCACCGCGGGCGACTACCCTCCGGGCACGATCCTGCGCACGGACGAGCTGGAGCAGCGCTTCGACGTCTCCCGCACGGTCATCCGCGAGGCGGTCCGGGTACTGGAGTCCATGCAGCTGGTCGCTTCCCGGCGCCGGGTGGGGGTGACCGTCCGGCCCACCGAGGAGTGGAACGTCTACGATCCGCGGGTGATCGGCTGGCGGCTGGCCGGCCGGGACCGCCCCCGGCAGTTGCGCTCGCTGACCGTACTGCGCTCCGCGATCGAACCGGTCGCCGCGGGTCTCGCCGCCCAGCACGCCACCCCCGCCCAGTGCGCCGAACTCACCGAACAGGCCATGGGGATGGTCGCCACCTCACGCGGCCAGCAGCTCGACGCCTATCTCGTCCACGACACGGCCTTCCACCGCGTCGTGCTGACCGCCTCCGGCAACGAGATGTTCGCCCGGCTCGGCGATGTGGTCGCCGCCGTCCTGACCGGCCGCACCCAGCACCATGTGATGTTCACCGACCCCGACCCGGCCGCGGTCACCCTCCATGTGCAGGTCGCCGAGGCGGTACGCACCGGCGACGCGGCACGGGCGGAGTCCCTGACCCGCGAGATCACGGCGGGCGCGATGGCCGAACTGGACGTGCTGGCACCGTAG
- a CDS encoding gluconokinase produces MSTPDVIVVMGVAGTGKTTIGPMAAARLGVPYAEGDDFHPPANIAKMSAGIPLDDDDRGPWLDAIGAWAHERAGHGGGVVSSSALKRAYRDRLRAAAPRIVFLHLTGDRSLIEERMAERKGHFMPTALLDSQFATLEPLGPDEAGVAVDVSGTPEEIAERAVAALRAMDPPGA; encoded by the coding sequence ATGAGCACCCCCGACGTGATCGTCGTGATGGGCGTGGCCGGCACCGGCAAGACCACGATCGGCCCGATGGCGGCCGCCAGACTGGGCGTTCCGTACGCCGAGGGCGACGACTTCCATCCGCCGGCCAACATCGCCAAGATGTCGGCGGGCATCCCGCTGGACGACGACGACCGCGGTCCCTGGCTGGACGCCATAGGAGCCTGGGCGCACGAGCGCGCCGGGCACGGCGGCGGTGTGGTCAGCAGCTCCGCGCTCAAGCGCGCCTACCGCGACCGGCTCCGGGCGGCCGCTCCCCGCATCGTCTTCCTGCACCTCACCGGTGACCGCTCGCTGATCGAGGAGCGGATGGCCGAGCGCAAGGGCCACTTCATGCCGACCGCGCTGCTGGACTCCCAGTTCGCCACGCTCGAACCGCTCGGTCCCGACGAGGCCGGTGTCGCCGTGGATGTGTCCGGCACCCCGGAGGAGATCGCCGAGCGCGCGGTGGCCGCACTGCGCGCGATGGACCCGCCGGGCGCCTGA
- a CDS encoding GntT/GntP/DsdX family permease — translation MTHLSVEMLAADATEPITSAGHAQLGIAVLAGIAVIVLLITKFKLHAFLSLIIGSLVLGAVAGAPLDKVITSFSAGLGTTVAGTGVLIALGAVLGRLLADSGGADQIVDTILAKASRRAMPWAMVLIAGIVGLPIFFEVGIVLLIPVVLLVAKRGNFSLMRIGIPALAGLSVMHGLIPPHPGPLVAIDAVGANLGVTLALGVVVAVPTAIIAGPVFSRYAARWVDIRPPENMVPERATEDLEKRPGFGITVATVLLPVVMMLAKALVDIVVDNPEHTVQRVFDVVGSPLIALLAAVLVAMFTLGRAAGFTRGRIATTVEKSLAPIAGVVLIVGAGGGFKQTLVDAGVGQMILDVSKGWNISALLLAWLIAVAIRLATGSATVATISAAGLVAPLAAEMSTTHAALLVLAIGCGSLFFSHVNDAGFWLVKEYFGMNVGQTLKTWSVMETLISVVGIGCVLLLSLVL, via the coding sequence GTGACTCATCTCAGCGTCGAGATGCTCGCAGCGGACGCGACCGAGCCGATAACCTCGGCCGGCCACGCACAGCTGGGCATCGCCGTCCTGGCCGGCATAGCCGTCATCGTCCTGCTCATCACCAAGTTCAAGCTGCATGCCTTTCTGTCGCTGATCATCGGTTCGCTGGTGCTCGGCGCGGTGGCCGGCGCACCGCTCGACAAGGTCATCACCAGCTTCTCGGCGGGCCTGGGCACCACGGTCGCGGGTACGGGCGTGCTGATCGCGCTCGGCGCCGTCCTCGGGCGGCTGCTCGCCGACTCCGGCGGTGCGGACCAGATCGTCGACACGATCCTGGCGAAGGCGAGCCGGAGGGCGATGCCCTGGGCGATGGTGCTGATCGCCGGGATCGTGGGGCTGCCGATCTTCTTCGAGGTCGGCATCGTGCTGCTGATCCCCGTGGTGCTGCTGGTCGCCAAGCGCGGCAACTTCTCGCTGATGCGCATCGGCATCCCGGCGCTGGCCGGACTGTCCGTCATGCACGGGCTGATCCCCCCGCACCCCGGGCCGCTCGTGGCGATCGACGCCGTCGGTGCGAACCTCGGTGTCACCCTCGCGCTCGGTGTGGTCGTCGCCGTCCCGACCGCGATCATCGCCGGGCCGGTCTTCTCCCGTTACGCGGCCCGCTGGGTGGACATCCGCCCGCCGGAGAACATGGTGCCCGAGCGCGCCACCGAAGACCTGGAGAAGCGGCCCGGCTTCGGGATCACCGTGGCCACCGTGCTGCTGCCGGTGGTGATGATGCTGGCCAAGGCGCTGGTGGACATCGTCGTCGACAATCCGGAGCACACCGTCCAGCGGGTCTTCGACGTGGTCGGCTCGCCGCTGATCGCGCTGCTCGCCGCCGTCCTCGTCGCGATGTTCACGCTGGGCCGGGCGGCGGGCTTCACTCGCGGCCGGATCGCCACCACCGTCGAGAAGTCGCTCGCCCCGATCGCCGGTGTGGTGCTGATCGTCGGTGCGGGCGGCGGCTTCAAGCAGACGCTGGTGGACGCCGGCGTCGGCCAGATGATCCTGGACGTCTCCAAGGGCTGGAACATCTCCGCGCTGCTGCTCGCCTGGCTGATCGCGGTCGCCATCCGGCTCGCGACCGGCTCCGCGACGGTGGCCACCATCTCCGCCGCCGGGCTGGTCGCCCCGCTCGCCGCGGAGATGAGCACCACCCATGCCGCGCTGCTGGTGCTGGCCATCGGCTGTGGGTCGCTGTTCTTCAGCCATGTCAACGACGCCGGATTCTGGCTGGTCAAGGAGTACTTCGGGATGAACGTCGGCCAGACGCTGAAGACCTGGTCGGTGATGGAGACGCTGATCTCGGTCGTCGGGATCGGGTGCGTGCTGCTGCTCTCCCTGGTTCTTTAG
- a CDS encoding DMT family transporter, whose protein sequence is MHLLLSAAFVLCWSSGFIGAKLGADSAPASTLLMWRFLPLAAVLVVVAAASARTAWRGLTARDMARQAVIGALSQSGYLLSVYSAIQLGVSSGTTALIDGTQPLVAGALAGPLLRQYVSRRQWLGLCLGVGGVVLVTTADAAAGPGVAGWAYLVPFLGMSSLVAATFLEGRSRTRVAPSVSMTIHCTTSAVLFTALAAGTGSLQPPASLSFWAAVGWLVVLSTFGGYGLYWLILRRRGVTEVNTLMFLMAPVTALWGAAMFGEPFGPQTAAGLALGLAAVVLVHRGAAPPAGADTTGSPPPCARGRTSGHPLVRPRDGDRRLRGVGRPGR, encoded by the coding sequence ATGCATCTCCTGCTCTCGGCCGCCTTTGTGCTCTGCTGGAGCTCGGGGTTCATCGGGGCCAAGCTCGGCGCGGACAGCGCGCCCGCCAGCACGCTCCTCATGTGGCGGTTCCTGCCGCTCGCCGCCGTCCTCGTGGTCGTGGCGGCCGCCTCCGCCCGCACCGCGTGGCGGGGCCTGACCGCACGGGACATGGCCCGGCAGGCCGTCATCGGCGCCCTGTCACAGAGCGGCTATCTGCTCAGCGTCTACTCCGCGATCCAGCTCGGGGTCTCCAGCGGCACCACGGCCCTGATCGACGGCACCCAGCCGCTGGTGGCAGGGGCGCTCGCCGGACCACTGCTGCGCCAGTACGTCTCCCGCCGGCAGTGGCTCGGTCTGTGTCTGGGCGTGGGCGGCGTCGTCCTGGTCACCACGGCCGACGCGGCGGCCGGCCCGGGGGTGGCCGGGTGGGCCTATCTCGTCCCGTTCCTCGGCATGTCCTCGCTGGTGGCGGCCACGTTCCTGGAAGGCCGCTCGCGCACCCGGGTCGCCCCGTCGGTGTCGATGACGATCCACTGCACCACCAGCGCCGTCCTGTTCACCGCCCTCGCCGCGGGCACCGGCTCCCTGCAACCGCCCGCCTCGCTCTCGTTCTGGGCTGCGGTCGGCTGGCTGGTGGTGCTGTCCACCTTCGGCGGGTACGGGCTGTACTGGCTGATCCTCCGGCGCCGGGGCGTCACCGAGGTGAACACCCTGATGTTCCTGATGGCACCGGTCACGGCGCTGTGGGGAGCCGCCATGTTCGGCGAGCCCTTCGGCCCGCAGACCGCCGCGGGGCTGGCCCTCGGACTGGCGGCGGTCGTCCTCGTGCACCGCGGCGCGGCGCCTCCGGCCGGGGCGGACACCACCGGGAGCCCGCCCCCATGTGCACGAGGCCGCACCAGCGGACATCCGCTCGTACGGCCTCGTGACGGGGACAGGCGCCTGAGGGGGGTGGGGCGCCCGGGGCGGTAA
- a CDS encoding TetR/AcrR family transcriptional regulator, producing MGTSQKTPRITMTPAARRALEAAGRLFYERGIHAVGVDLIAAEAGVTKKTLYDRFGSKEQIVVEYLADRDERWRAFLTPYLDAARPSPAAGVLAVFDASRAWSAQHSRKGCSMVNAHAEISDPSHPAYAIITAQKEWMLALFADLVGAAAPGRAGRLGRTLMLLHEGALVAHGLGIFPDPIGQARDEAEELLAAAGVRP from the coding sequence ATGGGTACCTCGCAGAAAACGCCCCGGATCACGATGACGCCTGCCGCGCGGCGGGCCCTGGAGGCCGCCGGGCGGCTGTTCTACGAGCGCGGGATCCATGCCGTCGGGGTGGATCTGATCGCCGCCGAGGCCGGGGTGACGAAGAAGACCCTCTACGACCGGTTCGGCTCCAAGGAGCAGATCGTCGTGGAGTACCTCGCGGACCGTGATGAACGCTGGCGGGCTTTTCTCACGCCGTATCTCGACGCCGCCCGGCCGTCGCCCGCCGCGGGGGTCCTGGCCGTCTTCGACGCCTCCCGCGCCTGGTCGGCGCAGCACAGCCGCAAGGGGTGCAGCATGGTCAACGCCCATGCGGAGATCAGCGATCCGTCCCACCCGGCGTACGCGATCATCACCGCGCAGAAGGAGTGGATGCTCGCGCTGTTCGCCGATCTGGTCGGGGCCGCCGCCCCCGGCCGGGCCGGCCGGCTGGGCCGGACGCTGATGCTCCTTCATGAAGGGGCCCTGGTCGCCCACGGCCTGGGCATCTTTCCCGACCCGATCGGTCAGGCCCGCGACGAGGCGGAGGAGCTGCTCGCCGCCGCGGGGGTGCGGCCGTGA
- a CDS encoding FAD-dependent monooxygenase yields MELNNVKDVFRAALPDDGAAVDVLIAGAGPTGLALGIDLARRGVRALIVERQDRLSPGSRGTGLQPRTQEVYDDLGVLDTVRAAGGRYPKTALWENGRITETTEMIERVDPTPAIPYSNALMVPQFRNQELLYERLQELGGEVLFGTELTAFDQDPTGVTARLRHADGAERTVHGAYLVGTDGGRSTVRRALGARMSGPSLGQGAVLLADVRADGLDRDHWHRWPLANGGFVSLLPLAGTDYFQSFIVAFTEVPDISPETVHAQLAAHTHLGAEQIREVLWTSLYRPKAGMVDAYRAGRVFLAGDAAHIHSPAGGQGLNTSVQDAYNLGWKLGQVLRHGAPDTLLDTYHAERRPIAERILDTSTRLHRSRELRRGRDLHQLDIGYRDSPLTRELRTDLAEGIPVAGDRAPDAPCSTADGKPTRLFDAFRGPHFTLLDLGGTAVEDTALPAGPDLLRLVRVGGPTPDLIDTDGHIRDAYGPGPAVLLIRPDGYLALAAPPEDATAQVTAALGTYLGATMAPAAR; encoded by the coding sequence ATGGAACTTAACAACGTTAAGGACGTCTTCCGTGCCGCGCTGCCCGACGACGGTGCGGCCGTCGACGTACTGATCGCCGGCGCCGGGCCCACCGGCCTCGCCCTGGGCATCGACCTCGCCCGCCGCGGTGTGCGCGCCCTGATCGTCGAGCGGCAGGACCGCCTCTCCCCCGGCTCCCGCGGCACCGGCCTCCAGCCGCGCACCCAGGAGGTCTACGACGATCTCGGGGTGCTGGACACCGTCCGGGCGGCCGGCGGCCGCTACCCGAAGACGGCCCTCTGGGAGAACGGCCGGATCACCGAGACCACCGAGATGATCGAGCGGGTCGATCCGACACCCGCCATCCCGTACTCGAACGCCCTGATGGTGCCGCAGTTCCGCAATCAGGAGCTGCTGTACGAGCGGCTGCAAGAGCTCGGCGGCGAGGTGCTCTTCGGCACCGAACTCACCGCATTCGACCAGGACCCGACCGGGGTGACCGCCCGTCTGCGCCACGCCGACGGAGCGGAGCGCACCGTGCACGGCGCCTACCTGGTCGGCACCGACGGCGGGCGCAGCACCGTACGCAGGGCGCTGGGCGCACGGATGAGCGGTCCGTCGCTGGGGCAGGGCGCCGTACTGCTCGCGGATGTCCGGGCGGACGGCCTCGACCGGGACCACTGGCACCGCTGGCCGCTGGCGAACGGCGGGTTCGTCTCGCTCCTCCCGCTGGCCGGCACCGACTACTTCCAGAGCTTCATCGTGGCCTTCACCGAAGTGCCCGACATCTCGCCCGAGACGGTCCACGCCCAGCTGGCGGCCCACACCCACCTCGGCGCCGAGCAGATCCGCGAGGTCCTGTGGACCTCTCTCTACCGCCCCAAGGCGGGCATGGTGGACGCCTACCGCGCCGGCCGGGTCTTCCTGGCGGGCGACGCCGCGCACATCCACTCCCCGGCGGGCGGCCAGGGCCTGAACACCAGCGTCCAGGACGCCTACAACCTCGGCTGGAAGCTCGGCCAGGTGCTGCGGCACGGCGCCCCCGACACCCTGCTCGACACCTACCACGCCGAGCGCCGTCCGATCGCCGAGCGCATCCTCGACACCAGCACCCGGCTGCACCGCTCCCGCGAGCTGCGGCGCGGCCGGGACCTGCACCAGCTCGACATCGGCTACCGCGACAGCCCCCTGACGCGGGAGCTGCGTACGGACCTCGCCGAGGGCATACCCGTCGCGGGCGACCGGGCCCCCGACGCCCCGTGCAGCACCGCCGACGGCAAGCCCACCCGGCTCTTCGACGCCTTCCGGGGCCCGCACTTCACCCTGCTGGACCTGGGTGGGACCGCCGTCGAGGACACCGCCCTGCCCGCCGGTCCGGACCTGCTGCGCCTCGTCCGCGTCGGCGGCCCGACCCCCGATCTGATCGACACCGACGGCCACATCCGCGACGCCTACGGCCCCGGCCCCGCCGTGCTCCTCATCCGCCCCGACGGCTATCTCGCCCTCGCCGCACCGCCCGAGGACGCGACGGCGCAGGTGACCGCGGCCCTCGGGACCTACCTGGGCGCGACCATGGCACCGGCAGCCCGGTGA